The DNA region GATAACGCACCGCATGAAGTCGTCCGAACGGGTCCACAGCGGAAGGCTGGCGCGGTCCAGGCCGGCAGCAATGGTCGGGCCAGCCTGGCTGCGCTCGAAGAACACCGTGGCGGCGAAGAAGGCCAGCACAAGGATGATGCCGAGCCAGAACCAGCCATTGGCCAACGTGTCGGTGATTGGCGCAGGGGCTGCGCCCACCACATAGGGGGCAAACCACTTCACGTGTGCATAGGCGGGGGTGGCAAGGCTCATGGCGCCGCCAAGCGTCACGGCACCAGCGGCGAAAGGGGCGAGCCGGCGCAGCGCAGTCCGTCCGAACCGGCTGGCCATCTTTGGCTCTTGTTGCATGTGTTTCACTTCCGACTCCTATAGTCCCTGCAAATCCTGCAGTCCGGAGACGGTTCTAAAGATGCATTTCGCCCGCATCTTTGATCTCGGTCAATCACGGGCGCCGGTTTTTGCGCGATGGTCTGGTCACGAAATCGAAGGATCAAAGATCATGGACATTATCAAATGGGGCACTGCGGCGGTGCTTGTCGCCGCCTTTACAGGCGCTCTGCTGGTGCGCGACAATCCCACCGTATCTGCCACCGAGGTGGCGCTACCGGCCATTTGTGGTGACATTCATGCCGATCATGGAGGCAGCTCGATGCAGGCGCATATCGACATGATGGCTGCCGACGCCGGTGATGCACATGCCGCGCTCCTGCAAACCATGGAGCCCATGCACTCAGACATGATGCGGGGCATGACCGCCGAAGATTTTGAGGTCGCCTTCGTGTGCAGCATGATTCCGCACCATCAGGGGGCCATTAAGATGGCGCAGGTAGCACAGCAATATGGAACCGAGCCCTGGGTCATGATGATGGCGCAGGAGATCATCGCCACCCAGGAACTGGAGGTCCGAGAAATGCAGGGCTGGTTGGCGCGCAAGGAATAGCGAGAGCGCCGGCTGTTCGGCTGGCGTGATTACTGGGGGTGCGCCGGTCTCACGGTTAGGCGCTGAGACGGCGAGCACCTGCTCGACCGTCGCTAGAGCCAGCCCGCGAGCACGCCCACGCCGCATAGGGTAAGCGCGCCTCCAGTAAGGCGCGCCATGGCAGTGCCATGACGACCGACCAGCTTGGCCACTCCGGCAGTCACACCAATCCCGGCCACATGGAGCAGGCCGGTGGCCACCAGAAAGCCCAGGCCATAAGTTAGTCCGCTGGCATCGGCCGGCATTTCGGCGCCG from Devosia sp. RR2S18 includes:
- a CDS encoding DUF305 domain-containing protein, which translates into the protein MDIIKWGTAAVLVAAFTGALLVRDNPTVSATEVALPAICGDIHADHGGSSMQAHIDMMAADAGDAHAALLQTMEPMHSDMMRGMTAEDFEVAFVCSMIPHHQGAIKMAQVAQQYGTEPWVMMMAQEIIATQELEVREMQGWLARKE